A genome region from Methylobacterium sp. FF17 includes the following:
- a CDS encoding nodulation S family protein codes for MTRSTHSLTPDYFTELYASNPDPWGFTTSAYEQAKYEATLASLGQANYAEALEVGCSIGVLTRRLAERCGRLLALDVAPSALEAAQARCADCPQVAFLRAAVPAEWPPGRFDLIVLSEVLYFFTPEDLAGIADHLVAALKPGTEVVLVHWLGETNYPVSADDAVETIIARTRDHLEPHRQERTDRYRLDVLRARA; via the coding sequence ATGACACGCTCCACACATTCGCTCACGCCGGACTATTTCACCGAGCTCTACGCGTCGAATCCCGATCCCTGGGGCTTCACGACCAGTGCCTACGAGCAGGCCAAGTACGAGGCCACCCTGGCGAGCCTCGGCCAAGCGAACTACGCCGAGGCCCTCGAGGTGGGGTGCTCCATCGGGGTGCTCACCCGGCGGCTGGCGGAACGCTGCGGGCGCCTGCTCGCCCTCGACGTGGCGCCAAGCGCCCTCGAGGCTGCGCAGGCGCGCTGCGCGGACTGCCCGCAGGTCGCCTTCCTGCGTGCGGCGGTGCCGGCGGAATGGCCCCCGGGCCGGTTCGACCTCATCGTCCTGTCGGAGGTGCTCTACTTCTTCACGCCGGAGGATCTCGCGGGCATCGCCGACCACCTCGTCGCGGCCCTGAAGCCGGGCACGGAGGTCGTCCTCGTGCACTGGCTCGGGGAGACGAACTACCCCGTCAGTGCGGACGACGCCGTGGAGACGATCATCGCGCGGACGCGAGACCATCTCGAACCCCATCGCCAGGAGCGCACCGACCGCTACCGCCTCGACGTGCTGCGGGCGCGCGCGTGA
- a CDS encoding molybdopterin-dependent oxidoreductase: protein MRDLSRRRLLIGSGTLLGTGWLGGCEAPALSHLATPYDWSNGLTFAVQRWLQRRQPLVREFGPESISAVFPTINTTDPDDAGYRRSKALGFADWKLPVSGLVARPGAFSLADLRAMPARSQITLHACEQGWSAIGGWTGVPLAHLLAHVGLEPEARFIVIRSVDGWWDSYDLFDALHAQTILAYGMNGGDLPVAHGAPVRLRVERQLGYKSLKYVSAIEAVDRVDGLGKGRGSMVAELGFPWYAGI, encoded by the coding sequence ATGCGTGACCTCTCGCGCCGCCGCCTCCTCATCGGCTCGGGCACGCTCCTCGGCACCGGCTGGCTCGGCGGCTGCGAGGCCCCGGCCCTGTCACACCTCGCCACCCCCTACGACTGGAGCAACGGCCTCACCTTCGCGGTCCAGCGCTGGCTCCAGCGCCGCCAGCCCCTGGTGCGCGAGTTCGGTCCGGAATCCATCTCGGCGGTGTTCCCGACCATCAACACCACGGACCCGGACGACGCCGGCTACCGGCGCTCGAAGGCGCTGGGCTTCGCCGACTGGAAGCTGCCCGTCAGCGGACTCGTGGCGCGGCCGGGGGCTTTCTCGCTGGCCGACCTCAGGGCGATGCCGGCGCGCTCGCAGATCACGCTGCATGCCTGCGAGCAGGGCTGGTCGGCCATCGGCGGCTGGACCGGCGTGCCGCTGGCGCACCTCCTGGCGCATGTGGGTCTCGAGCCCGAGGCCCGCTTCATCGTCATCCGCAGCGTCGACGGCTGGTGGGACAGCTACGACCTCTTCGACGCCCTCCACGCGCAGACGATCCTCGCCTACGGCATGAACGGCGGCGACCTGCCGGTGGCGCACGGTGCCCCCGTCCGCCTGCGGGTGGAGCGCCAGCTCGGCTACAAGAGCCTGAAATACGTCAGCGCCATCGAGGCGGTCGACCGCGTCGACGGCCTGGGCAAGGGACGCGGCAGCATGGTCGCCGAACTCGGCTTCCCCTGGTACGCGGGAATCTGA
- a CDS encoding cytochrome b/b6 domain-containing protein encodes MTRTTPPDIVRRHATWVRLTHWINTAAFLALVVSGIAILLALPRLFWGETGANDAPAAFDLPLPVNLEQTGWGRNLHFLAAWVLVLNGIVYLIVAFVGGHFARDLVPDRDQLAPRHLAREFADHARLRVARGHEALRYNALQKFAYLAVLLLLFPLMVLTGLTMSPGVTAAYPELFALFGGRQSARTLHFLAACLLVLFLVVHVAQVFVGGAGNLMRSMITGRFRVPPEIPVERPDA; translated from the coding sequence ATGACGCGGACCACGCCCCCGGACATCGTCCGGCGCCATGCCACCTGGGTGCGCCTGACTCACTGGATCAACACCGCCGCCTTCCTCGCGCTCGTCGTCAGCGGCATCGCGATCCTGCTCGCCCTGCCGCGCCTGTTCTGGGGTGAGACCGGCGCCAACGACGCTCCGGCGGCCTTCGACCTGCCCCTGCCGGTGAACCTCGAACAGACGGGCTGGGGCCGCAATCTCCACTTCCTCGCGGCCTGGGTGCTGGTCCTCAACGGGATCGTCTACCTCATCGTCGCCTTCGTCGGCGGTCATTTCGCCCGCGACCTCGTACCCGACCGGGACCAGCTGGCCCCGCGCCACCTCGCCCGCGAGTTCGCCGACCATGCCCGCCTCAGGGTCGCGCGCGGGCACGAGGCCCTGCGCTACAACGCGCTGCAGAAATTCGCCTACCTGGCGGTCCTGCTCCTGCTGTTTCCCCTGATGGTGCTCACCGGCCTCACCATGTCCCCGGGGGTCACGGCGGCCTATCCGGAACTGTTCGCTCTGTTCGGGGGCCGGCAATCGGCGCGCACGCTGCACTTCCTGGCCGCCTGCCTCCTCGTACTGTTCCTCGTGGTCCACGTCGCGCAGGTCTTCGTCGGCGGGGCCGGCAACCTGATGCGCTCGATGATCACCGGGCGGTTCCGCGTTCCTCCCGAGATCCCGGTGGAGAGACCCGATGCGTGA
- a CDS encoding efflux RND transporter permease subunit, which produces MTGFNLSALAVRERAVTLFLLLALTGAGFFAFEKLGRAEDPAFTVKAMTVSAAWPGATAEEVQRQVADPLEKRLQELVHYDRVETTVRPGLMLMKLMFRDNMPPAKLQGEFYQARKKLSDQASSLPRGVMGPLFNDEFSDIYFALYALQAKGLPHRHLVLRAEDLRQRLLRVPGVEKINILGEQAQKIFVEISYQRLATLGITGQQLLASLANQNDVTPAGFVESAGPRVYLRLDGAIDGLDAIRNLPVAAGDRSLKLGDIAEVKRGYEDPGTFAIRNDGEAALMLGLVMKPGFNGLTLGAALNAEEVAIHHEMPTGIAFTKITDQAKVIEEAIHEFMVKFFTALAVVIVVSLVALGFRVGIVVALAVPLTLSAVFVVMMVTGRDFDRITLGALIISLGLLVDDAIIAIEMMVVRMEEGADRIEAATYAWSATAAPMLTGTLVTIAGFLPVGFAASTAGEYAGNIFWVVSFSLIISWIVAVTFTPYLGVKLLPNIRRVEGGHEAIYATKNYQRLRRIVRMSVDHKWMAAGIIVALFAGAVVAMSKVEQQFFPNSERSELIVEVTLPTGSAFATTEASVRKVESALRDLPEAGEITSYIGQGMPRFVLSFDPELPDPAFAQIVVQTADAHARDALRVKVRKLVDAGRFPEARVRVLQIVFGPPIRFPVAFRVVGPDLDVIRGLAAEVREVMAANPNMRLVHLDWGNRTPSLRLALDQERLRLIGLTPKEAGQQLQSYLNGTPATQVRENLRSVDVLLRSPGPERRSLGEIGDLTLATKDGRQVPVSQVARLESTSEDAVLKRYNRETYIRVQGDVRDGRQPPDIHAEVLPLLDPIKAKLPPGYRIDTAGAVEESAKAMMSLVAVFPLMLIVTLTVIMIQVRSFTTMFMVFATAPLGLVGAAPTLLIFNQPFGFNAILGLIALSGILMRNTLILVDQIHHDREAGLSDYDAIVESTVRRARPVILTAAAAMLAFIPLTHSVFWGALAYVLIGGVGVGTLLTLLFLPALYALWFRVARAPRGGAVAPDTGGMPLPAGP; this is translated from the coding sequence ATGACCGGCTTCAACCTGTCCGCCCTGGCGGTCCGCGAGCGGGCCGTCACGCTCTTCCTCCTCCTCGCGCTCACGGGTGCGGGCTTCTTCGCCTTCGAGAAGCTCGGACGCGCCGAGGATCCGGCCTTCACCGTCAAGGCGATGACCGTCTCGGCCGCCTGGCCCGGGGCGACCGCCGAGGAGGTGCAGCGACAGGTCGCCGACCCGCTGGAGAAGCGCCTGCAGGAGCTCGTCCACTACGACCGCGTCGAGACCACGGTCCGGCCCGGACTGATGCTGATGAAGCTGATGTTCAGGGACAACATGCCGCCGGCCAAGCTGCAGGGGGAGTTCTATCAGGCCCGCAAGAAGCTCTCCGACCAGGCCTCCAGCCTGCCGCGCGGGGTGATGGGACCGCTGTTCAACGACGAATTCTCGGACATCTACTTCGCCCTCTACGCGCTCCAGGCCAAGGGCCTTCCGCACCGCCACCTCGTGCTGCGCGCCGAGGACCTGCGCCAGCGCCTGCTGCGCGTGCCCGGCGTCGAGAAGATCAACATCCTGGGCGAGCAGGCCCAGAAGATCTTCGTCGAGATCTCCTACCAGCGCCTCGCGACCCTGGGCATCACGGGGCAGCAACTCCTGGCCTCGCTGGCCAACCAGAACGACGTGACGCCGGCCGGCTTCGTGGAATCGGCGGGGCCGCGCGTGTACCTGCGCCTCGACGGCGCCATCGACGGGCTCGACGCGATCCGCAACCTGCCGGTGGCGGCCGGCGACCGCAGCCTCAAGCTCGGCGACATCGCCGAGGTGAAGCGCGGCTACGAGGACCCCGGGACCTTCGCGATCCGCAACGACGGCGAGGCCGCCCTGATGCTCGGCCTCGTGATGAAGCCCGGCTTCAACGGCCTGACCCTCGGCGCGGCCCTGAACGCCGAGGAGGTGGCGATCCATCACGAGATGCCCACCGGCATCGCGTTCACCAAGATCACCGACCAGGCCAAGGTCATCGAGGAGGCCATCCACGAGTTCATGGTGAAGTTCTTCACCGCGCTGGCGGTGGTGATCGTCGTGTCCCTGGTGGCGCTCGGCTTCCGGGTCGGCATCGTGGTGGCGCTCGCCGTGCCGCTCACCCTCTCGGCGGTGTTCGTGGTGATGATGGTCACCGGCCGCGACTTCGACCGGATCACGCTCGGGGCCCTCATCATCTCGCTGGGGCTCCTCGTCGACGACGCCATCATCGCCATCGAGATGATGGTGGTGCGCATGGAGGAGGGGGCCGACCGGATCGAGGCGGCGACCTATGCCTGGAGCGCCACCGCCGCGCCGATGCTCACCGGCACCCTCGTGACCATCGCGGGCTTCCTCCCCGTGGGCTTCGCCGCCTCCACGGCGGGCGAGTATGCCGGCAACATCTTCTGGGTGGTCTCGTTCTCGCTGATCATCTCGTGGATCGTGGCCGTGACCTTCACGCCCTATCTCGGCGTCAAGCTCCTACCGAACATCCGCCGGGTCGAGGGCGGCCACGAGGCGATCTACGCCACCAAGAACTACCAGCGCCTGCGCCGCATCGTGCGGATGTCGGTCGACCACAAGTGGATGGCCGCCGGCATCATCGTGGCCCTGTTCGCGGGTGCCGTGGTCGCCATGAGCAAGGTCGAGCAGCAGTTCTTCCCGAATTCCGAGCGGTCCGAGCTCATCGTCGAGGTGACGCTGCCGACCGGATCCGCCTTCGCCACCACGGAGGCCAGCGTCCGGAAGGTCGAATCCGCATTGCGGGACCTGCCCGAGGCGGGCGAGATCACGAGTTACATCGGCCAGGGCATGCCGCGCTTCGTGCTCTCCTTCGACCCCGAGCTGCCCGACCCCGCCTTCGCGCAGATCGTCGTGCAGACGGCCGACGCCCATGCCCGCGACGCCCTGAGGGTCAAGGTCCGCAAGCTCGTCGACGCGGGCCGCTTCCCCGAGGCCCGCGTGCGCGTGCTGCAGATCGTGTTCGGCCCGCCGATCCGCTTTCCCGTGGCCTTCCGGGTGGTCGGACCCGACCTCGACGTCATCCGCGGGCTCGCCGCCGAGGTTCGGGAGGTCATGGCCGCCAACCCCAACATGCGCCTCGTCCACCTCGACTGGGGCAACAGGACGCCGAGCCTGCGCCTCGCCCTCGACCAGGAGCGCCTGCGCCTGATCGGCCTGACCCCGAAGGAAGCCGGACAGCAACTGCAGAGCTACCTCAACGGCACGCCCGCCACCCAGGTGCGCGAGAACCTGCGCTCCGTCGACGTGCTGCTGCGCAGCCCCGGCCCAGAGCGACGCTCGCTCGGCGAGATCGGCGACCTGACGCTGGCGACGAAGGACGGGCGCCAGGTGCCGGTCTCCCAGGTGGCACGGCTGGAGAGCACCAGCGAGGACGCGGTGCTGAAGCGCTACAACCGGGAAACCTACATCCGGGTGCAGGGTGACGTGCGCGACGGCCGTCAGCCGCCGGACATCCACGCCGAGGTGCTGCCGCTCCTCGACCCGATCAAGGCGAAGCTCCCGCCGGGCTATCGCATCGACACCGCCGGCGCGGTGGAGGAGAGCGCCAAGGCGATGATGTCGCTGGTCGCGGTCTTCCCGCTGATGCTGATCGTGACGCTGACCGTCATCATGATCCAGGTGCGCTCATTCACCACCATGTTCATGGTGTTCGCCACCGCCCCGCTCGGCCTCGTCGGGGCCGCGCCGACCCTGCTGATCTTCAACCAGCCCTTCGGCTTCAACGCGATCCTCGGCCTCATTGCCCTGTCGGGCATCCTGATGCGCAACACCCTGATCCTGGTGGATCAGATCCACCACGACCGGGAAGCGGGCCTGTCCGACTACGACGCCATCGTGGAATCGACGGTGCGCCGGGCGCGCCCCGTCATCCTGACGGCCGCCGCCGCGATGCTGGCCTTCATTCCGCTCACCCACTCGGTGTTCTGGGGGGCGCTGGCCTACGTGCTCATCGGCGGGGTCGGCGTGGGCACCCTGCTGACGCTGCTCTTCCTGCCGGCACTCTATGCCCTGTGGTTCCGGGTGGCACGGGCCCCGAGGGGAGGGGCCGTTGCGCCGGACACCGGCGGGATGCCGCTCCCGGCCGGCCCCTGA
- a CDS encoding efflux RND transporter periplasmic adaptor subunit: MDTRWVIGLTGLALAACSPAETAVTPEPPLVQTVAVAPGVGGVSRYTGVVRARTESNLGFRVGGKILERLVDPGDRVTRGQPLMRLDRTDFTLALNAARASVEAARAQMIRARADEERSRKLVSDGWTSKQTYDQNRGAADAAIAQFNNAEAQASQIENQAGYSELRADADGVVMEVPSEPGQVVAAGQTVVKLARDGAREAEVFLPEASRRLARGEASATLYAEGEATYPARLRELSATADPATRTYRARYILSEAGEGAPLGATVTLRLKSTEAGHASGVSVPLGALFDPGSGSAVWRFDTATGTVTAQPVAIVRLSEESAEVATGLNPGDRIVSLGAHLLKAGQSVRLAPASMTGVAR; the protein is encoded by the coding sequence ATGGATACGAGATGGGTGATCGGTCTCACGGGCCTGGCCCTCGCGGCCTGCTCGCCGGCCGAGACGGCGGTGACGCCGGAGCCGCCCCTGGTCCAGACCGTCGCGGTGGCCCCGGGGGTAGGGGGCGTCAGCCGCTACACGGGCGTGGTCCGGGCCCGTACCGAGAGCAACCTCGGCTTTCGCGTCGGCGGCAAGATCCTGGAGCGCCTCGTCGATCCGGGGGACCGGGTGACGCGCGGCCAGCCCCTGATGCGCCTCGACCGGACGGACTTCACGCTGGCCCTCAACGCGGCCCGGGCCTCCGTCGAGGCCGCCCGTGCGCAGATGATCAGGGCCAGGGCCGACGAGGAGCGCAGCCGCAAGCTCGTCTCGGACGGTTGGACCTCGAAGCAGACCTACGACCAGAACAGGGGCGCGGCCGATGCCGCCATCGCCCAGTTCAACAACGCCGAGGCCCAGGCGAGCCAGATCGAGAACCAGGCCGGCTATTCCGAGCTTCGGGCCGATGCCGACGGCGTCGTGATGGAGGTGCCGTCCGAGCCCGGCCAGGTGGTCGCGGCCGGGCAGACCGTGGTCAAGCTCGCCCGTGACGGCGCCCGCGAGGCGGAGGTGTTCCTGCCCGAGGCGAGCCGGCGCCTCGCGCGGGGCGAGGCCTCGGCCACGCTCTATGCCGAGGGCGAGGCGACCTATCCGGCGCGCCTGCGCGAGCTCTCCGCCACCGCCGACCCCGCCACCCGCACCTACCGGGCACGCTACATCCTCTCGGAAGCCGGCGAGGGGGCGCCGCTGGGCGCGACGGTGACGCTCAGGCTCAAGTCCACGGAGGCCGGGCATGCCTCGGGCGTTTCGGTGCCGCTCGGGGCCCTGTTCGACCCGGGCTCCGGCTCTGCGGTCTGGCGCTTCGACACCGCCACGGGAACCGTCACGGCCCAGCCCGTCGCCATCGTCCGCCTGTCGGAGGAGAGCGCGGAGGTCGCCACCGGGCTCAACCCCGGCGACCGGATCGTGTCGCTCGGCGCCCACCTCCTCAAGGCCGGCCAGAGCGTGCGCCTGGCCCCCGCCAGCATGACGGGCGTGGCCCGATGA
- the sfnG gene encoding dimethylsulfone monooxygenase SfnG, which produces MGFPPSHRDRSDPIRFAYWVPNVSGGLVISKIPQRTSWDAPYNRRLAQIAEAAGFDYALTQIRFTAGYGAEYQHESVAFSHALLAATSKLKVIAALLPGPWNPTLAAKQIATISQLTEGRIAVNVVSGWFSGEFRAIGEPWLDHDERYRRSEEFIRALRGIWTQDAFTFRGDFYRFTNYTLKPKPADPQPEVFQGGSSRAARDMAARVSDWYFTNGNTPEGIAAQVDDIQAKARANGHSVKVGVNAFVIARETEAEARAVLQDIIDHADPEAVKAFGHEAKNAGKASPEGEGNWAKSSFEDLVQYNDGFKTNLIGTPDQIAERIVALKDVGVDLALLAFLHFQEEVAYFGEHVIPRVRALEAARRQRAEAA; this is translated from the coding sequence ATGGGCTTTCCGCCGTCACACCGCGACCGCAGCGATCCGATCCGGTTCGCCTACTGGGTGCCCAACGTCTCGGGTGGCCTCGTCATCAGCAAGATCCCCCAGCGCACGAGCTGGGACGCGCCCTACAATCGCCGCCTGGCGCAGATCGCGGAAGCAGCCGGGTTCGACTACGCCCTGACGCAGATCCGCTTCACCGCCGGCTACGGCGCCGAGTACCAGCACGAATCCGTCGCCTTCAGCCACGCGCTGCTGGCCGCGACCTCCAAGCTCAAGGTCATCGCGGCGCTGCTGCCCGGTCCCTGGAACCCGACGCTCGCCGCCAAGCAGATCGCCACGATCAGCCAGCTCACGGAGGGGCGCATCGCCGTCAACGTGGTCTCGGGCTGGTTCTCGGGCGAGTTCCGCGCCATCGGCGAGCCCTGGCTCGACCATGACGAGCGCTACCGCCGCTCGGAGGAGTTCATCCGCGCCCTGCGGGGGATCTGGACCCAGGACGCCTTCACCTTCCGGGGCGATTTCTACCGCTTCACCAACTACACCCTGAAGCCGAAGCCGGCCGACCCGCAGCCGGAGGTCTTCCAGGGTGGCTCCTCGCGGGCGGCGCGGGACATGGCCGCGCGGGTGTCCGACTGGTACTTCACCAACGGCAACACGCCCGAGGGCATCGCGGCCCAGGTGGACGACATCCAGGCCAAGGCGCGCGCCAACGGGCATTCCGTGAAGGTCGGCGTCAACGCCTTCGTCATCGCCCGTGAGACGGAGGCGGAAGCCCGTGCCGTCCTGCAGGACATCATCGACCACGCCGATCCTGAAGCCGTGAAGGCCTTCGGCCACGAGGCGAAGAACGCCGGCAAGGCCTCGCCGGAAGGGGAAGGCAATTGGGCGAAATCGAGCTTCGAGGACCTCGTCCAGTACAATGACGGCTTCAAGACCAACCTCATCGGCACGCCGGACCAGATCGCCGAGCGCATCGTGGCCCTGAAGGATGTCGGCGTGGACCTCGCGCTCCTCGCCTTCCTGCACTTCCAGGAGGAGGTCGCGTATTTCGGGGAACACGTCATTCCCCGGGTTCGGGCGCTGGAGGCCGCACGCCGCCAGCGGGCCGAGGCCGCCTGA
- a CDS encoding response regulator, translated as MLVASPQPLVVLLAGDELTRSITTSCLEMSGFNVLGARTAGEVEALLLAQTGGRRVDVLVTDADVRDTVDGLSLAAVARCLDPTVGVVCTARSPRRLDPEAMVPGALCLRTPYHGHQLVALLGELLAPVQGDLDRAAA; from the coding sequence ATGCTTGTTGCGTCCCCACAGCCCCTCGTGGTCCTCCTCGCCGGGGACGAGTTGACCCGCTCCATCACGACGAGTTGCCTAGAAATGTCAGGCTTCAACGTGCTGGGCGCACGCACCGCCGGCGAGGTCGAGGCCCTGCTGCTGGCCCAGACCGGCGGGCGCCGGGTGGACGTGCTCGTGACCGATGCCGACGTGCGCGATACGGTGGACGGGCTCTCCCTCGCCGCCGTCGCGCGCTGCCTCGATCCCACGGTGGGCGTGGTCTGCACCGCCCGCTCCCCCCGTCGCCTCGATCCGGAGGCGATGGTGCCGGGTGCGCTCTGCCTGCGCACGCCCTATCACGGGCACCAGCTCGTCGCCCTCCTCGGCGAACTGCTGGCGCCGGTCCAAGGCGACCTCGACCGCGCGGCTGCCTGA
- a CDS encoding SfnB family sulfur acquisition oxidoreductase, with the protein MTIAISAGARDAFHLPTGAPGPARPSDPAHVVRDDAEALEIAKRLAAAFQVGASERDRTGRRPHAELDAFSQSGLWSINVPKVHGGPGVSYRTLAQVIAIISAADPSIGQIAQNHLGIVAAIDTVSDTEQKALLFGLVLAGTRFGNAFSEIGTPRAADFRTAFVEDGDHVVVRGTKFYATGALLAHLVPIVALDGEGRPWYAIAERDAPGLTVIDDWSSFGQRTTASGTVEIADVRVPKTHLVPAWKGYARPSADGAIFQIIQAAVDAGIARAALAETIAFVRTKSRPWIDSGLERASDDPHTIRIVGDLTIRLHAAEALLDRAGLAIDTAVVAPDADTVAAAQLAVAEAKVLTTEVALAAANTLFELAGTRATLSEHNLDRHWRNARTHTLHDPVRWKYAIIGNHALNGVNPPFHAWS; encoded by the coding sequence ATGACCATCGCCATCAGCGCCGGCGCGCGCGATGCCTTCCACCTGCCGACCGGGGCGCCCGGCCCCGCCCGGCCGTCCGACCCGGCGCACGTCGTCCGGGACGATGCGGAAGCGCTGGAGATCGCGAAACGCCTCGCGGCGGCGTTCCAGGTCGGAGCCTCCGAGCGCGACCGCACCGGGCGCCGTCCGCACGCCGAACTCGACGCATTCTCGCAGAGCGGCCTCTGGTCGATCAACGTCCCGAAGGTCCATGGCGGGCCGGGGGTCTCCTACCGCACCCTGGCCCAGGTGATCGCCATCATCTCGGCGGCCGACCCCTCCATCGGTCAGATCGCCCAGAACCACCTCGGCATCGTCGCCGCCATCGACACGGTCTCGGACACGGAGCAGAAGGCCCTGCTGTTCGGCCTCGTGCTCGCCGGCACCCGCTTCGGCAATGCGTTCTCGGAGATCGGCACACCGCGGGCGGCCGATTTCCGGACGGCCTTCGTGGAGGACGGCGACCACGTGGTGGTGCGGGGCACCAAGTTCTACGCCACCGGCGCGCTGCTGGCGCACCTCGTCCCCATCGTCGCCCTCGATGGCGAGGGCCGGCCCTGGTACGCCATCGCGGAGCGCGACGCCCCCGGCCTGACCGTGATCGACGACTGGTCGAGCTTCGGCCAGCGCACCACCGCGAGCGGCACCGTCGAGATCGCGGACGTGCGCGTGCCGAAGACCCATCTGGTGCCGGCCTGGAAGGGCTACGCGCGCCCGAGCGCCGACGGGGCGATCTTCCAGATCATCCAGGCCGCGGTGGATGCGGGCATCGCCCGGGCGGCGCTGGCCGAGACCATCGCGTTCGTGCGCACCAAGTCCCGGCCCTGGATCGACAGCGGCCTGGAGCGCGCCTCCGACGACCCCCACACCATCCGGATCGTCGGAGACCTGACGATCCGGCTGCACGCGGCGGAAGCGCTCCTCGACCGGGCGGGGCTCGCCATCGATACCGCCGTGGTGGCCCCGGATGCCGACACGGTCGCGGCCGCGCAACTCGCGGTGGCCGAGGCGAAGGTACTCACCACCGAGGTGGCGCTCGCCGCCGCCAACACCCTGTTCGAGCTGGCCGGGACCCGCGCGACGCTCTCCGAGCACAACCTCGACCGGCACTGGCGCAACGCCCGCACCCACACGCTCCACGATCCCGTGCGCTGGAAATACGCGATCATCGGCAATCACGCCCTGAACGGGGTGAACCCACCCTTCCACGCCTGGAGCTGA
- a CDS encoding acyl-CoA dehydrogenase family protein has protein sequence MNFVPHDRIETGPARIRAAARAVSRRAAERADALDREGGFPAEDIAHAHATGLLAAPLPVALGGGGLDAPEMAPALADLLAQIGRGSLALGRLYEGHVNALALVVRYAEPAVAERLAGDACDGHLFGVWNTQPQAGGLTLEEADGAATLRGVKSFASGAGSVTRPLVTARRPDGRQQMMVVDLEAGTRADLSGWRAQGMRASHSGILDFTGLPADPGGFVGGPDAYFAEPHFSGGAWRFAAVQLGGVEAVFDALRDHLGQTGRGGDPHQAARLGEAAIAVETARLFVTQAARLASDPEADPARVIAYVNLTRLAVERAGLDVLERTQRSVGLSGFLAPHPLERLTRDLATYLRQPGPDRALTSAAAHVLADARPADLLWRDPAEPFIPEVPADR, from the coding sequence ATGAACTTCGTCCCCCACGACCGTATCGAGACCGGCCCGGCCCGGATCAGGGCCGCCGCGCGCGCGGTGTCGCGCCGCGCGGCCGAGCGTGCCGATGCCCTCGACCGGGAGGGCGGGTTTCCCGCAGAGGATATCGCCCACGCCCACGCGACGGGCCTGCTCGCTGCGCCGCTGCCGGTGGCCCTGGGGGGAGGCGGCCTCGATGCGCCGGAGATGGCGCCGGCTCTCGCCGATCTCCTGGCGCAGATCGGGCGCGGCAGCCTCGCCCTCGGGCGGCTCTACGAGGGGCATGTCAACGCGCTGGCCCTCGTCGTCCGCTACGCCGAGCCGGCGGTGGCCGAACGCCTGGCGGGCGACGCCTGCGACGGCCACCTGTTCGGGGTCTGGAACACGCAGCCTCAGGCGGGCGGCCTCACCCTCGAGGAGGCGGACGGCGCAGCGACGCTGCGCGGGGTCAAGTCCTTCGCCTCCGGTGCCGGCTCCGTCACCCGCCCCCTCGTCACCGCGCGCCGGCCCGACGGGCGCCAGCAGATGATGGTGGTGGACCTGGAGGCCGGAACCCGGGCCGACCTCTCGGGCTGGCGGGCGCAGGGCATGCGCGCCTCGCACTCGGGCATCCTCGACTTCACGGGGCTGCCCGCCGACCCCGGCGGATTCGTTGGCGGTCCCGACGCCTACTTTGCCGAACCGCACTTCTCCGGCGGGGCTTGGCGCTTCGCCGCCGTGCAGCTCGGGGGCGTCGAGGCGGTGTTCGATGCCCTGCGGGACCATCTCGGGCAAACCGGACGGGGCGGCGACCCGCACCAGGCGGCCCGTCTCGGCGAGGCCGCGATCGCTGTGGAGACGGCTCGCCTGTTCGTCACCCAGGCGGCGCGGCTCGCCAGCGACCCCGAGGCCGATCCGGCCCGGGTCATCGCCTACGTCAACCTGACTCGGCTGGCGGTCGAGCGGGCCGGGCTCGACGTCCTGGAACGCACCCAGCGCTCGGTGGGGCTCTCCGGGTTCCTGGCGCCGCATCCCCTGGAGCGGCTGACCCGGGATCTCGCGACCTACCTGCGCCAGCCCGGCCCCGACCGGGCGCTCACCAGCGCAGCCGCCCATGTCCTGGCGGATGCGCGGCCCGCCGACCTCCTCTGGCGCGATCCGGCGGAGCCCTTTATTCCTGAGGTTCCGGCTGATCGTTAG